The region AActagctcccctggtggctcagctggtaaagaatctgcctgcaatgtgggggacctgtgtttgatccctaggttgggaagatcccctggagaagggaaccgctatccactctggtattctggcctggagaattccatggattgtatagttcatggggttgcaaagagtcggacacaactgaacaactttcccTTCACTTCAATGTGAAAGCTGGAAGGTGTTGGGTTGGCCTTTTTGTAAGCTCTTTTGAGACATACGTGATTGAAAAGGATGACAGCCAGTCTGTAGAAGCAAGTTTAATTGGCAGCACTACAAACAGCAAGCTGGCACAATTTTTggacaaaggttttttttttatagaaatttTGCACATGTCACAAATCGCACTGGGGACGATCCAGTGGAGTTTTATCTTTCTAAGATAAAAGAGACACACATATCTTGGTGGGATTTTCTTGAGGATAGTAGTTCACACTCAAAAGTTGTCATTCTCATCTTTTCCCCAAAGAGAGAAGGACTCCTCAGTCTTATGGGGAGCATCAAGGGAGCAACCAGCCTGGAAAGGGGAGTTTGTTCAAGCTACACCATTGGGAACCCATCTGCATCTCTGCTGTCCTTGGTCTGGGCTTCATCCTCGGACCAGCTCTTGCCTCATGGGTCCCTGGGTCTCAGGCTCCCAGCCTCACCACTACAAGAGAGAAGAGAGATCTTCTCTTTCTGAAGGGCCCAAGTCCTTTGGGGCCAAGAATTGAGTCCCTGTGCTTCTGCTTGACCTCACTTGGATTACTTGCTGTGGCCAGGAGGATACTGTGCCCACACTGGCCAAGCCCACCTCTGGACCCAGGAGTGAAGTCACTTTACACACTCAGTATGGCTAGCATGGGAAGAAGTAGTTCCCCCCAAGGAAGATGAGGGTGGTCTTACGAAGATAAGGGCATTTATGATGGCAGAAGGCGTGCATGTCCATTAAGGCAAGCATTATCATCCCATTCTACTTAGGAGGAGACGTAGGCCCAGAATGAGGAgaaaacttgcccaaggtcacacagctaggaagatTCAAACCCCCAGGTGCGTCTGACTTCAGAGCTCACGATTTCATCTTCAACACTCAATTGCTTTTCCATTTCAGAATGTGCTGCTATGTTTGGAGTCAAGAAGCATCAGCTCCCACTTAAAGATCTAAATAGTCATGCCAGtagaattcttttccatttttaagcaATGGTTTAGGAAGGAGATAAATCCTGGCCTATCTGATTATTTGTGTGTATTCATTTCTGTAACATACTGTCCATCTTTACGAACTTAGACAGGTGGATCCCGAGCAACTACCCAATTACGGAAAACATCCGAGCCATATACCTGACATTAGAGAAACTCATTCAGTCTGAAGAAACCCAGGTGAATGGAATTGTAATTCTTGCAGACTACAAAGGAGTGAGCTTATCAAAGGCATCTCATTTTGGCCCTTTTATAGCCAAAAAGGTGATTGGCATCCTTCAGGTATGGCTCCTATCTGTCATGTACCTGTCCTGTGGCTGTTTGTCTTTCCCAGGGCCCTGTCTACCTCCAATTCCACTTAATACACAAACCCCATCTCCCACGCCTCCCCACAGTCAGGACAATACAAAAGCATTATGGGAAGAAATGTTAAAGTCCATTCACCACTCATTCTCATTAAGGTCTTCAGTAGTTACTGGGCAAAATCAACTTTAGAACAAGAGCCCCAAAACCAGAGAAATGCtttatgctttttttgtttgtttgtttggggggtttttttggcCCCGAAGACAGAGAAATTCTCGAGAAATGGAACTGagacatttctgctgaggtgatggagtctctcctttttttctgtagTATCTGGGCACAGGGAACCCTGCTGGGCTGTTTGGGTCAGATGCTTTTCACACCTCATGTGCATTTCAGAACAAGTCTCTGGCAACCATAAAGTTCCTCATGCGTCTGCAGTGTGTGAGATGGTTTGCACATGCCAAgggcttatttttttaattgaagtatatagttgatttacagtatgatgttagtttaaggtgtacagcagaatgattcagtatttttctagattatactccattaaaagttattacaaaataatgactataattccctgtgctgtccaatatATCGTTGTTGCTACAAAGCACACTTACAGTCATGGTAAGCCACTCAGTCCTTCAGGGAATCCTCTGAGATAGACAAGGTAAGAGTTATCTTTCCTTGTTGATAGAAGAGGAAACCTTCAGGATGTAGTCTGGCAGCCTGGACCCGTGTTCATCAGACCCAGTCGATGGGGTACTGTCTCCTGTGAGCTGTGGGGCACCAGTGATCCCACGATTCTCCCCCATCAAATTCCATGGTGTTTGAGCCTGTCTTGCACACCAGGCtgattatttaaacatttaaatgtcACTTCCAGTCATTATCAGAAATGTGAATTCTGGCATGGAGGTAATACTCGGACTTCCCTTAGCTTCCACTCTTCTTTGCTTCTGCCAAATATTGTGCAGATTCAAATGTCAGGATAATGCATCAGTCAGTGGTTTTCTAGTCCTGTAAGATGGTCTGGGGGACAAAAAATGTTCCAGGGTTAAGTGTGTTTGGGAAATACAGCATAGTATGCCCCTTTCTTGTGAATTTCAACATAAACATTTGCAAACTGAAAGCCTGACCAGTCGGCAGTTAAGGAAACCTGTTTGACTGTATTTAGTCTACTATTCCTCAAACTCAGTTGCTTACCAGAGAACCCTTTTTGCATCACACACTAGTAACATTCTGAGAAATACACTTTGGGCAACACTGATCTAGAAGGCCTGATATTTGTTAGATCCATCCACACAGGCTCAGACTGCTTTTTTGCCCTAAGAAGGGCAGCTATGCACCTGCTTGCCTAACCCTTTCCTAAGCCAGCTCTGGGTCCTTAGATAGACTCTTTGCCTGAGACCCATCTTCCTGTCTAGCCCTGACTTGGGCTGTCTTTGAAGAGACTGGGAGAATCAGACCAGACTGATGTTGGGGCTAAAAATGGGGAAGGCAGGCTGTGGTAACTGACAGTTTTCAGATTCTAACATCGGGATTCTAatattcccttcccttccccgaCAGGACGGTTTCCCCATTCGGATCAAAGCAGTCCATGTAGTGAATGAACCTCGAATATTTAAAGGTATTTTTGCCATCATAAAACCATTTCTGAAGGAGAAGATAGCAAACAGAGTAAGTGATGATCCTGTCAAcgatactttaattttttttatgctTCTTTTTCTGTGACATCTCTAAATTTATTGCAACAACTATAAacgtagcttttttttttttttttttaagatttacgtatttattatgttttgtttcactggatcttcattgctgtgcgtggtcttctcattgcagtggcttctctcgttgcagagcacgggctccacgcacatgggctcagcagctgtggctcgtgggctccagAGTGCTGGTTCCATAGCTGGGCCacacttagttgctccatggcacgtgggatcttcccggatcaggaatcgaacccatggcCTCttcattagcagacagattcttaaccactaggccaccggagaagcccagtttattattcttgcctgggactaCTAAGTTGGAAAGTACAGGGTTTCAGATAAAATAAGTGAACAGTCTTTTCTCTGAGGGGAAGATGAAATTAATGGGAAAATAATACTTGACTGTAGAGAGAGCAGACCCAGGGTTGTTTTTGTAGGAGCATCTCTGCTCAGTGATCATTTAggctttttaatatcctggcCTGGGCGTTGTGAACCAACATCATATTTTATGTATGAGGACATGGCAAAGGGTGGGCATTGGGTAGGCTGTTAAAAAGAGTCCTGGAAATTTCTGACTGTAGCTCCTTGTGCTTTAAAAttgttgtttgtgtgtttgtcgctcagtcgtatccaactttttAAGATCCTGTGGACTGTGGGGCTCCTACAGTgggagctgccaggctcctctgtgcatgggattctccaggcaagaatactggagtgggtagccattgccttctccaggggatcttcctcacccagggatcgaacccaggtctcctgcattgcaggcagattctttaccatccaagctatAGGAATGTCCCTATAGCTTAAATTGTTGTTTAAGCCTTTCCATTTACTTAAACTTGTTGTCTTACTGCGTGAAGTTTGTAGGGTAAATCAAGGTTTAAGAGATCTGTGAGTTTAcagtttaatttttatgttaGAGAGGATAGGTGACACTTTAAAAAGACagtctggggacttctctggtggtccaggaattaggactctgaactttcactccaggggacctgggttcgatccctggttggggagctaagattctgcaAACctcaaggtgcagccaaaaaaaaaaaagatagtcctCCTCTGACCCTGAAGAGCCAGTGATCTTTTAAACTTTCCGAGGACCATGACTGAAATGTGATGGGtggtatttttctcctttcttaggCCTAGGAAAATGGTTATGGTCACTCACATACTCTTCAATTTTGTTCTCGCTTTCAAAGAGGAAATGTACAATGTCATTTGTGAGGGAGGGAACTTGAAATCCAGATTCCCAGGCCCTTTCCCCAAAGATTTCAACTCATCGGTTCAGGGGTAGAGCCCAGGAACCTATGCTTTTAAGACTTCcttaggtgattctgatgcacagtTAGGATTGAGGACCTCTCGGTGTGGCCTCCCAccctgggtttgaacccatgttGTTTCCTGGAGCTTCTGTTTGGAACCTGCTTTTACCAAAGCAGTCTTTGGATGAGGTCTTTTACATCTATGAAATGACCTTAAAGGTGTCCAATAATCTGTTCAATTGGTCCATTGTATGTTAATCCAtccactcaaaaatattttttgatcagCTTTGTGCAGGTATGGTctcaatgaacaaaacagaccaaAATCTCCACCCCCAAGAAGCTTACATTCTAGAGAGACAGACAGTGAGTTAGTCTGCTGTCTAGGATGAGAATGTGCTAACGCTATGGAGAAAGTAAAGCAGAGAAAGGAGACAGCAGGTTCTGGAAGGAGAGGAGTGGTAATATTCCATGGGATAGTCAAGAGGTGGTGTCAGTGGGAAGTTGGTGTTGAGCAAAGACGTGAATGCAATGAGGGAGTGAGCCTTACAGGGATCTGGGGGACACTGAgcagggcggggggcgggggaagcAGGCCTAGAGGAGCAGCAGTGGGGCGTGGGAGGAACGGGAGGCAGAGGTGTAGCGGGCCAGACCGTGTGGGCCATCATGTGGACTCTGGCGTTTAGTCTGCGTCAGATGGGTGCACTGAAGTCCGCATGTTTTAGAGGAGTGACTTGATCTGACTTACGTTGAAGAGTGCTTAGGTTGTGGTGGGACAAGGGTGTAAACACAGAACAGAGGAAGATGTTCTGAGAATCCAGGTAAGAAGGGATGGTGAACTGGTCCCACTAGGGTAGCGGGAAAGTACCAGAATGCTGGAGGTATTTTGAAGGACCAGCTAACAGGATACAGGGtgtgaggaaaagaggatgaagaATCCTCAAGCTTTTCACAGCACTGGAAGAGCGGAGTTGCCATCAACCgttcctttattcattcaacagatgtgTGTTTGAGCACCTTCCAGTAAAGGTTGCTGAGTAACCCAAGGACTTGTGTGCTTTCCTTTCATTCTCTGTAGTTTTTCCTTCACGGGTCTGACCTGAACTCTCTCCATACAAACCTTCCAAGAAACATCCTCCCCAGGGAATACGGGGGCACGGCTGGAGAGCTGGACATCACCGCCTGGAATGCGGTGCTGCTGGCCTCGGAGGAGGACTTCGTGAGGGAGTTCTGCCAGCCGGGCCCTCCCTGTGACAGCATCCTGGGCCAGCCCCTGCCACCCGAGGGGCTGAGCTCAGAGGCGCCCTGTGATGACTCCATGCGGGCCGTGAAATCGCAGCTGTACTCCTGCTACTAGCCAGTCTCCCGCGAATGTCACCATCTTCAcaacctttccttctttcttcggAGAGGCCCAAGGAGGATTCGAGGTGCCAGGGATTGTCTTGCTCCTTGGAACGGAACTGCAGCATGGGGGAAAAGCCTGGAGAGCTCTGAGCCACAGGGTGAGGTTTGGGTGGCTTGAATGACTCTGGAAGACATGGAGAAAGTCCCCCAGCAATTCCAAAATATTTGGAATCCCAGTGTGCAGCCATGAATGTGGAAGCCGTGTCTGGTAATTACAGAGCTCAAAGCAAGAAACATCAGGACCAACGTCACTTTGATCCCACGTTCCAGGAGAAAACCCCGATTGGCCAGGCAGAGCATTCCTGTGAGACGATTTGACCACGCCTGCCAGGGGGCCACATGTAAGATGGTGAGATTGTCTTCAAAGAGACTACAGACCTCTCTCATCTTGAAAGTCTGAGGGTCTGGAAAGCACCTTTACTGAATCATGCAAGAGGACAGAAGCAGCACCTCCTGATCAAACTCGGGAACCAGGGACCTTATGTACCCTTGGGATTCATGGGTTGAATCTTGCAATAGAACTTTAAAGTTTTCCCGAACCCATTAAGCCTTAGTCCTGGTTCTCAAAAGAATCATACGTGATCCTAGACGCACATGAGTTTACTCAACCAAGAAGCCTGGATGTCAGTCCTGTATAGCTAAAAGAATTCTGGCCTAAGAATTACGAGACCTGGGCCCCAGCCTTAGATGTGTTTCTGTGGACAGGACACACGAGCCTCTGTGGGCCTCCagccttctcatctgtaaaatgaggctgaATGAAGTGATGATGAGGGCCCTTTTGTCTACTAACGGGGCTCTGCGATTTGGTTATTTATTGAATGTTAGACATTGGTTTTCTGCCTAGAAAGAGCACTCTCTAGAAACCAGTGGTTGGATTCTGTATTTTTGTGGTTTGCATGGGCCTTCCCAAGAAGGATGCGTCATTGTTTTGGCCCTGTCTTTAAAGAAATGAGTGGACTCAGCAATACCCATTTTCCTTTCACAGGGAGGGTTAAACTTGAAAATGATGGCCTTTGTGAAGGCAGATGCGATGCCCATGATCTTGGATGAATTCCTTCCAACTCTGAGACTCTGGCTTATATTTTAAACTTGGCAATGGTAAAGGGTTAAATTAATTGGCATCTTAAAATTTGGCCTCTGGAAATAAGGGCAAGTTATTCTGGGACACCTGCACCCCAACCCACCTGAGTTTCTATCTCTCATGTCCTGCATTTTAGCACTTTAGACCCTTCCTGTCAAGAACTTAGCCTTAGCCCAAGCATCAAATTAGGTGGTTCATCTGATGGCTTTTGACctatttcctttcattcattccaTGCAAACTGTGTGTTGAAAAGTGATAAGTACTACGCATTGTGTGTGTTACCCTCTCTGTGCACTTGTTAGAGCGCAGCAGGCAAACTGAATGACTCGGTTAGGACTAGAACAGTCCTCTGATGTAAAGGCCAATCAGTTGTTCATAAGCTATTTGTCTCTCTCTAGCACTTTTTTAAATGTCTGGAGAAGTTGTTGGTGGAAATGACTTACCTCATTCGTGCCAATTCTAGGAAGAACTGTTTTCACCATAGAAACTAACCTTGGATGCTCTAAGGACCTGGCTGGGTGGGAGGTGTCAAAATACACACCCCGGCTGCCTCTAGTCCTGTCTAGACAGTGCCATGACAATGATGGTGTGACCACCATTGCTGGAAAGGTCTAAATGGGACAAGTGGGATGGCTGTAGTAATGAGTTCAGAACCCAACTGCCTGGGAGAACTGGTCACAGGTTTTCTTAGGTCCCAAAGAggacaaagattaaaaaacaaacaacaaacaaaaaaacaattaaaaaacaaacagccccACCAAATTTCCAAGGCTTAAACTGTGCATTGCATTCCTGGCCAGTTGCCTTTGTCCATGTGTCTTAACATGGGGACGGCCAAGCTCATCTCCAGAAATTTCTCAAAGGCCAGGAAGGGTGTTACCCATTTCCCAGACCTTCCCAGTTAGATCAAGGAGCTGTTTCGTTCAGCTTCCGAAAGGAGTCAAAGCCAAGGGTTGTCTACCTTCTGGAGCTGCTGGAGCTGCTGTGTTTTATGTTGGCTCCAGGGAGAGCAAGTGGTTTTGGCACTTCAGGTTTGGTCCGAGCTGCGAAAGCAGGACCTCCCTGGGTGAAAAACGTGGGGGTCTCTGCCTGGCTTCTCTTTACGGCTGCCTCGGCAGGGCAGGGGAATGACCACAGGGGCACCCTGGGAGTTTCACTCAGCACTGGGGGGACAGTGACAGAGCAAGTAACTGAACACCAGGAGAACTGAGTGTTTTACTTAAGGGAAAAGTTCTGACTCATTTCAGACACCTGAAAAGGAACGTTTCCTGCAATTCAGGGCTATGTGCTGTAGGCAAGGGAAAGAAATAGTAAaccaggagacccaagttccagCTTTACTTTGCCACGTGGCCTTGGTCAGCTGCTGAACATCCCTGAATCGTCCTATGATGAAGGGGGTCTACACTTGAGAGCCCTGAACCCTCTGTTCCTGGCATCGGAGGATTTGTTctcccccgcccaccccacccccgccatctGAATGACTCTTTAGGCAGTTTAGGTCTGAATGAACTGACATCTAATGCTTCCAAATGAGTCTGTAAGCTTGGGTAATGGGGTGGGGGagttcttccttctcctttataCAGAATTCTGGAAAATTGTGCTTCTTCCTGGAATTCTGTTCTTTCATGGCCAGAGGCTGGGAGTAATCTACAGAAATAGCCAAAAGTGCAACAACCCTGGCTTCCCCTCTTGAGTTTCCGATTTCCTGTTGGCCAAGGTGGCCTCAGCTCTCTAGTACTTCATCCTGCTTTCACAAGGAGCAGCCtgtccttcagtcagttcagtcgctcagtcgtgtccaactctttgttactccatgaaccacagcacgccaggcttccctgttcttcaccaactcccagagcttgctcaaactcatgtccattgcaccggtgatgccatccaaccatctcatcctctgtcatccccttctcctcccgccttcaatctttcccagcattggggtcttttccaaggagtcagttcttcgcatcaggtggccagagtattggagtttcaacttcagcatcagtccttccaatgaatattcaggactgatctcctttatgactactggctggtttgatctccttgcagttcaagggactctcaagaatcttctccaacaccaccaaaacaaaagcatcaattctttggcgtgcagctttctttatagtccaactctcacatccatacatatggaaaactatagctttgactagacggacctttgttggcagagtaatgtctctgctttttaatatgctgtctaggttggtcatagcttttcttccaaggagcaagcgtcttttaatttcatggctgcagtcaccatctgcagtgattttggagcccagataaagtctcactgtttccattgtttccccatgtttgccacgaagtgatgggaccagatgccatgatcttaattttttgaatgctgagttttaagccaactttttcactttcttctttcactttcatcaagaggctctttagttctttttcgctttctgccataagggtggtgtcatctgcatatctgaggctattgctatttctcccagcagtcttgattcc is a window of Budorcas taxicolor isolate Tak-1 chromosome 13, Takin1.1, whole genome shotgun sequence DNA encoding:
- the TTPAL gene encoding alpha-tocopherol transfer protein-like isoform X2 codes for the protein MEGSWELMSEESDSLRTSPSAASLSENELPPPSAPAGYVCSLTEDLVAKAREELQEKPEWRLRDVQALRDMVRKECPNLNTSLEDAFLLRFLRARKFDYDRALQLLVNYHSCRRSWPEVFNNLRPSALKEVLASGFLTVLPHTDPRGCHVLCLRPDRWIPSNYPITENIRAIYLTLEKLIQSEETQVNGIVILADYKGVSLSKASHFGPFIAKKVIGILQDGFPIRIKAVHVVNEPRIFKGIFAIIKPFLKEKIANRFFLHGSDLNSLHTNLPRNILPREYGGTAGELDITAWNAVLLASEEDFVREFCQPGPPCDSILGQPLPPEGLSSEAPCDDSMRAVKSQLYSCY
- the TTPAL gene encoding alpha-tocopherol transfer protein-like isoform X3; translated protein: MSEESDSLRTSPSAASLSENELPPPSAPAGYVCSLTEDLVAKAREELQEKPEWRLRDVQALRDMVRKECPNLNTSLEDAFLLRFLRARKFDYDRALQLLVNYHSCRRSWPEVFNNLRPSALKEVLASGFLTVLPHTDPRGCHVLCLRPDRWIPSNYPITENIRAIYLTLEKLIQSEETQVNGIVILADYKGVSLSKASHFGPFIAKKVIGILQDGFPIRIKAVHVVNEPRIFKGIFAIIKPFLKEKIANRFFLHGSDLNSLHTNLPRNILPREYGGTAGELDITAWNAVLLASEEDFVREFCQPGPPCDSILGQPLPPEGLSSEAPCDDSMRAVKSQLYSCY
- the TTPAL gene encoding alpha-tocopherol transfer protein-like isoform X1; its protein translation is MTSVRGSWELMSEESDSLRTSPSAASLSENELPPPSAPAGYVCSLTEDLVAKAREELQEKPEWRLRDVQALRDMVRKECPNLNTSLEDAFLLRFLRARKFDYDRALQLLVNYHSCRRSWPEVFNNLRPSALKEVLASGFLTVLPHTDPRGCHVLCLRPDRWIPSNYPITENIRAIYLTLEKLIQSEETQVNGIVILADYKGVSLSKASHFGPFIAKKVIGILQDGFPIRIKAVHVVNEPRIFKGIFAIIKPFLKEKIANRFFLHGSDLNSLHTNLPRNILPREYGGTAGELDITAWNAVLLASEEDFVREFCQPGPPCDSILGQPLPPEGLSSEAPCDDSMRAVKSQLYSCY